The proteins below are encoded in one region of Coffea arabica cultivar ET-39 chromosome 4c, Coffea Arabica ET-39 HiFi, whole genome shotgun sequence:
- the LOC113742889 gene encoding uncharacterized protein, producing the protein MAGSFLLRLLVLLLCVSQLICFMNAVPVTRLTSLQHKFQGFDQVSEYNNMEIVEKNSLNLETIGRSRMDLELNDYPGSGANNRHTPRPQN; encoded by the exons ATGGCAGGCAGTTTTCTTCTTCGCTTACTAGTGCTTCTTCTTTGTGTTTCTCAGCTCATCTGCTTCATGAATGCTGTACCTGTTACTA GATTAACGAGTTTGCAGCATAAATTTCAAGGTTTTGATCAAGTCTCAGAATATAACAACATG GAAATTGTAGAAAAGAACAGCTTGAATTTGGAGACGATCGGCAGGAGTAGAATGGATCTTGAGCTGAATGATTATCCTGGATCTGGGGCCAATAATCGCCATACACCGAGGCCACAAAATTAG
- the LOC140005380 gene encoding GDSL esterase/lipase At1g74460-like: protein MRLFVAFLASLILLQVVFFKGYDCKAVQFIFGDSLSDVGNNNFLSKSLAKANLPWYGIDMGSGLPNGRFSNGRTVADIVGDKMGLPRPPAFMDQSLTEDVILDSGVNYASGGGGILNETGSLFIQRICFYKQIELFQGTQELIRAKLGDTAAEKFFQDAVYVVALGSNDFINNYLMPIIYKDASTYNDSTFVQYLMRTFRDQLTLLHGLGARKVMVFGLGPMGCIPLQRVLSSSGECQDRTNKLAQSFNQQAGKLVADLSNSLPNATYNFGDAYDVVNEVISNPYKNGFSNADSPCCSFGKIRPALTCIPVSSLCKDRSKYVFWDEYHPSDAANELIADELLKKLSFLSQASSPAIPPSSSR, encoded by the exons ATGAGGTTGTTCGTAGCATTTCTGGCATCTCTAATTCTTCTTCAAGTTGTCTTTTTCAAAGGATATGACTGCAAAGCTGTGCAATTCATCTTTGGGGACTCCCTTTCGGATGTGGGCAACAACAACTTTCTATCCAAGAGCCTTGCTAAGGCAAACCTTCCCTGGTATGGTATTGATATGGGCAGCGGGCTGCCTAATGGGAGGTTCTCTAATGGCAGAACGGTTGCAGATATAGTAG GCGATAAGATGGGACTTCCAAGGCCTCCTGCATTCATGGATCAATCATTAACTGAAGACGTTATCTTAGACAGTGGAGTGAATTATGCCTCTGGAGGTGGTGGGATTCTGAATGAGACGGGTTCTTTGTTT ATCCAGAGAATTTGCTTCTACAAACAAATCGAGTTGTTTCAAGGAACACAAGAACTGATAAGGGCCAAACTTGGCGACACTGCAGCTGAAAAGTTTTTCCAGGATGCTGTTTATGTGGTAGCTTTGGGAAGCAATGACTTCATCAACAACTACTTGATGCCTATAATTTACAAGGATGCCTCTACTTACAATGACAGTACTTTTGTTCAGTATTTGATGCGTACATTTCGAGATCAACTTACG CTTCTGCACGGCTTAGGGGCAAGGAAAGTGATGGTGTTTGGACTGGGACCAATGGGTTGCATCCCACTCCAAAGGGTTTTGAGTTCGTCTGGTGAATGCCAGGACAGGACAAACAAATTGGCCCAAAGCTTCAACCAACAAGCAGGCAAGCTTGTTGCAGATTTGTCCAACAGCCTTCCAAATGCCACCTATAATTTTGGAGATGCTTATGATGTTGTCAACGAAGTCATAAGTAATCCATATAAAAATG GGTTTTCGAACGCTGACTCGCCATGCTGCTCATTTGGGAAAATCCGACCAGCTCTAACATGTATTCCGGTATCATCATTGTGCAAGGACCGGAGCAAGTACGTGTTCTGGGATGAGTACCACCCCTCAGACGCCGCTAATGAGCTGATCGCCGATGAGCTCCTCAAAAAGCTCTCATTCTTGAGTCAAGCTTCATCACCAGCCATCCCACCATCCTCATCACGCTAG